Proteins encoded by one window of Pseudanabaena sp. BC1403:
- a CDS encoding DUF4189 domain-containing protein codes for MKKYLGFIAAAFLLIEGVGAGAAIAGGKYGAVATGPGGAYGWAYNFDNGEDAKAYALSACEGSCTEVVTFSNGCAAVAKGGGYFGWAAAGDEATAKDNALGYCGDSSCAIQVWACTDH; via the coding sequence ATGAAAAAATATCTAGGATTTATTGCAGCAGCTTTTCTTTTAATTGAAGGTGTTGGTGCTGGAGCTGCGATCGCAGGGGGCAAATATGGTGCTGTCGCCACTGGACCTGGTGGGGCTTATGGTTGGGCTTATAACTTTGATAATGGAGAAGATGCAAAAGCTTATGCACTTTCCGCCTGTGAGGGCAGTTGTACAGAAGTAGTTACATTTAGCAATGGTTGTGCTGCTGTAGCGAAAGGTGGTGGCTATTTTGGCTGGGCTGCTGCTGGTGACGAAGCGACTGCTAAAGACAATGCCCTTGGTTACTGTGGCGATAGTAGCTGCGCTATTCAAGTGTGGGCTTGTACTGATCATTAG
- the ruvC gene encoding crossover junction endodeoxyribonuclease RuvC, with amino-acid sequence MKILGIDPGLAIVGFGLIEVEKPASPKLLEFGTIVTPKHTPIGDRLKTIYEDMHTLIEQFQPQVVGMEKLFFYRMGNLVNVAQARGVIVLVLNQHNIEPIEFSPPQIKQALTGHGNADKSDVQEAVKRELSLDAIPRPDDAADAIAAALTCWLIA; translated from the coding sequence ATGAAAATTTTAGGAATCGACCCAGGATTAGCAATAGTTGGATTTGGTTTAATTGAGGTTGAAAAACCTGCTTCACCAAAACTATTAGAATTTGGCACAATCGTCACCCCCAAACACACACCAATTGGCGATCGCCTTAAGACTATTTATGAAGATATGCATACTCTAATCGAGCAGTTTCAACCACAAGTGGTGGGAATGGAGAAGCTATTTTTTTATCGGATGGGAAACTTAGTTAATGTGGCTCAGGCTAGGGGCGTGATTGTATTAGTTCTCAACCAACACAATATTGAACCGATTGAGTTTTCACCTCCGCAAATCAAGCAAGCGTTGACGGGGCACGGTAATGCAGATAAAAGCGATGTACAGGAAGCCGTGAAACGAGAACTCAGTCTCGATGCAATTCCGCGTCCTGATGACGCTGCGGATGCGATCGCAGCGGCGCTCACTTGTTGGCTAATTGCGTAA
- a CDS encoding TMEM165/GDT1 family protein, which translates to MMSAKPELNNQELEQAQVITTSPVKSQIKSEHWQIITTTFITVFLAEVGDKTQLSVLVISAQSHQPWIVFAGAAIALVSTSLLGVIAGKWLAKTFSPSLLNTLAGLSFLILSLSLLWEAIA; encoded by the coding sequence ATGATGTCTGCAAAGCCTGAATTGAACAACCAAGAGCTTGAGCAAGCTCAAGTAATAACGACATCACCAGTAAAATCTCAGATCAAATCTGAACACTGGCAAATTATTACGACAACTTTTATCACCGTATTTCTTGCTGAAGTTGGAGACAAAACCCAACTAAGTGTTTTAGTGATTTCGGCGCAGTCACATCAGCCTTGGATAGTATTTGCTGGAGCCGCGATCGCCTTAGTTTCAACTAGCTTATTAGGCGTAATCGCAGGTAAATGGCTAGCTAAAACCTTCTCGCCAAGTTTGTTAAACACCCTTGCTGGCTTGAGTTTTCTGATTCTGTCACTTAGTTTATTGTGGGAAGCGATCGCTTAA
- a CDS encoding glycosyltransferase, with translation MRAIHLSTWKEVCGISAYTNHLVNSLNSKDVDSEIYPIKREEIQHLSLKEIRDFFKLFCEKAREFDIVHIQHEHAFFNGSYPLYKSIDIFSEMLSHLKENNSRVIVTFHADPIFVQKLDRNDIGELERSLRILSNAFQTWKWSTKISPFFGNASRFIAISHTTRSRLNLLESGFSAKSVHLVSHGVSSSLREIRESLTELDYRSILNFSSDTKLLSIFGFISENKGYVTAISTLKYLPNNYKLVILGGTHPYEKKDGFLDKILELINNLELVDRVVITGYVDFETFKLYSKATDIFLAPYLPSSLLSASGAITWALSSGKPVIASRIPAFLELNQNKRCLLLVSPESPRELAWEILKLDENIVLKSKLVKNSLEYAEENSWDNIAVATQDLYTKMLNT, from the coding sequence ATGAGAGCAATTCATTTAAGTACATGGAAAGAAGTTTGTGGGATTTCCGCTTATACAAACCATCTAGTAAATTCCTTAAATAGCAAAGATGTTGACAGTGAAATTTATCCAATCAAAAGAGAGGAAATTCAACATCTATCATTAAAAGAAATTAGAGATTTTTTTAAGCTTTTTTGTGAAAAAGCCAGAGAATTTGATATAGTTCATATACAGCATGAGCACGCTTTCTTTAATGGTTCTTATCCCCTATATAAATCTATCGATATCTTTAGCGAGATGCTAAGTCATTTAAAGGAAAATAACAGTAGAGTAATTGTTACTTTTCACGCAGATCCTATTTTTGTTCAAAAACTAGACCGCAATGATATAGGTGAATTAGAGAGGTCTTTAAGGATATTAAGTAATGCATTCCAAACATGGAAATGGAGTACGAAGATTAGTCCATTTTTTGGTAATGCAAGTAGGTTTATTGCAATTTCTCACACAACCAGATCGAGATTAAATCTTCTCGAAAGTGGTTTTAGTGCTAAATCGGTACACTTAGTAAGCCACGGAGTTTCTTCTTCTTTAAGGGAAATACGTGAATCGTTAACTGAACTTGACTATAGGTCAATTCTTAATTTTTCAAGCGATACTAAACTTTTGTCCATATTTGGCTTCATATCAGAAAATAAAGGCTACGTTACTGCTATAAGTACGTTAAAGTACCTTCCTAATAACTATAAATTAGTTATTCTTGGAGGTACGCACCCCTATGAAAAAAAAGATGGATTTTTGGATAAAATCTTAGAGTTAATTAATAATTTGGAACTAGTTGACAGAGTAGTAATCACTGGATACGTTGATTTTGAGACTTTCAAATTGTATAGCAAAGCTACAGACATATTTCTGGCTCCTTATTTACCTTCATCTCTCTTATCAGCTTCAGGAGCGATAACTTGGGCTTTAAGTTCTGGTAAACCAGTTATTGCAAGTAGAATTCCTGCTTTCCTTGAACTGAATCAAAATAAGCGATGTCTGCTTTTAGTATCTCCAGAATCCCCAAGAGAACTAGCTTGGGAGATTTTGAAATTAGATGAAAACATCGTATTGAAGAGTAAATTGGTTAAAAATTCTTTAGAATATGCAGAAGAAAACTCTTGGGACAATATCGCTGTGGCTACTCAAGATCTTTACACAAAGATGCTCAATACTTAG
- a CDS encoding DUF4189 domain-containing protein — protein sequence MPPKITVAHKQTRMYICKTRLKELNHLVFEALGAIAEAENAALANCGSSCDVQVWFANACGAVAKGGGYLGWAWNVDKDLAQANALASCGNGSCELAVWACTDR from the coding sequence ATGCCTCCAAAAATAACGGTGGCTCATAAACAAACTAGGATGTATATCTGCAAAACGAGGTTAAAAGAATTAAATCACCTCGTTTTTGAAGCGTTAGGAGCTATAGCAGAAGCAGAAAATGCAGCACTTGCCAATTGCGGTAGTAGCTGTGATGTCCAAGTTTGGTTTGCAAATGCTTGTGGCGCTGTCGCCAAAGGCGGCGGCTACTTAGGCTGGGCTTGGAACGTTGACAAAGACTTAGCTCAAGCCAACGCTCTAGCAAGTTGCGGTAATGGTAGTTGTGAGCTCGCTGTTTGGGCTTGTACTGATCGCTAA
- the cobJ gene encoding precorrin-3B C(17)-methyltransferase: protein MKPLAIIILGEKSIAIARQIQTIIPESLIYGLASRTQTADRQYDKFSEIVSELFSQGHPIIGICAAGILIRSLAPLLSDKRAEPPVIAIAEDGSAVVPLLGGLNGANDLARAIAKELQVQAAITTTGDLRFQTALLAPPLGYRLLNNDQQAKTFLADLLAGKSVQLIGDALWLSESNLPFADHATHRIEVISDKISLEAIASKLSSTYLIYQTDPILNQSITGKLSIIGTGPGAAKWMSPEVKAILEDATDFVGYKTYINLVKEFTKGKTIHASDNRVELDRARLALNLATEGKSVVIVSSGDPGIYGMAAAVFEVLDHESNPKWNQIDIHVAPGISAAQAAAAAIGAPIGHDFCTISLSDILKPWEVIEQRLTAAAQADFAIAIYNPISSQRRWQLPMAKEILLQWRSPDTPVILGHRMGRKGENVQVITLAELTPELADMQTVIIIGSSKTKTLAWGDRIRVYTPRKYD, encoded by the coding sequence ATGAAACCTCTTGCCATCATCATTTTAGGAGAGAAAAGTATTGCGATCGCAAGACAGATCCAAACCATAATTCCTGAGTCTCTTATTTATGGATTGGCATCGCGTACTCAAACTGCCGATCGCCAATACGACAAATTCAGCGAAATCGTCAGCGAATTATTTAGCCAAGGACATCCGATTATTGGCATCTGTGCCGCAGGTATCCTCATCCGATCGCTAGCGCCCCTACTCTCAGACAAACGCGCTGAACCACCTGTAATTGCGATCGCGGAAGATGGTAGTGCCGTAGTTCCGCTATTGGGTGGTCTGAATGGAGCAAACGATCTCGCTAGGGCGATCGCAAAAGAATTGCAAGTCCAAGCGGCGATAACCACCACAGGCGACTTAAGATTTCAAACTGCATTGTTAGCCCCTCCATTAGGCTATCGACTGCTAAATAATGATCAACAAGCGAAGACATTTTTAGCGGATTTATTGGCTGGCAAATCAGTACAACTAATTGGAGATGCACTTTGGTTAAGCGAAAGTAATCTTCCCTTTGCAGATCATGCTACCCATAGAATTGAAGTGATTTCCGATAAAATTTCATTGGAAGCGATCGCCTCGAAATTAAGTTCCACTTATTTAATTTATCAAACCGATCCGATCCTAAATCAGAGTATCACTGGCAAGCTCTCAATTATTGGCACGGGGCCAGGTGCGGCAAAATGGATGTCTCCTGAAGTCAAAGCAATTCTGGAAGATGCAACGGATTTTGTTGGTTATAAAACCTATATCAATTTGGTAAAAGAATTTACGAAGGGAAAGACTATCCATGCTTCCGATAATCGTGTGGAATTAGATCGTGCCCGTCTTGCCCTGAATCTGGCGACTGAGGGTAAATCAGTTGTGATCGTCTCCTCTGGTGACCCTGGGATTTATGGCATGGCTGCTGCCGTATTTGAAGTGTTAGATCATGAATCCAATCCTAAATGGAATCAAATCGATATTCATGTTGCCCCAGGAATATCCGCTGCTCAAGCTGCCGCCGCTGCGATTGGTGCTCCCATCGGGCATGATTTCTGTACGATATCTCTTTCGGATATTCTCAAACCTTGGGAAGTTATCGAGCAGAGGTTAACCGCCGCCGCCCAAGCAGATTTTGCGATCGCGATTTACAATCCGATTTCCTCTCAGCGTAGATGGCAACTCCCTATGGCTAAAGAGATTTTATTACAATGGCGATCGCCTGATACGCCTGTGATTTTAGGTCATAGGATGGGGCGCAAAGGAGAGAATGTGCAGGTGATTACGTTAGCGGAACTCACACCCGAACTTGCGGATATGCAAACTGTGATTATTATTGGTTCTAGCAAAACCAAGACTTTGGCATGGGGCGATCGCATACGAGTGTATACTCCCCGCAAATACGATTAG
- the gyrB gene encoding DNA topoisomerase (ATP-hydrolyzing) subunit B, which produces MPEIITETYNANQIQVLEGLEAVRKRPGMYIGTTGPKGLHHLVFEVVDNSVDEALAGHCDRILVELMPDGSVQVSDNGRGIPIDIHPKTGKSALETVLTVLHAGGKFGDGGYKVSGGLHGVGISVVNALSEWVEVSVWRLETVYTQRYERGFPVSELIPSKSQEVRRGTQVRFKPDPQIFTTQTEFEYDILASRLKELAYLNAGVKIEYCDRRGAELRTDIYCYEGGIREYVAYMTRDKEPIHPDIIYVNGERDNVVVEVALQWCIDSYNDNVLGFANNIRTIDGGTHLEGLKTVLTRTMNATARRLKKIKEGESNLAGENVREGLTAVISVKVTDPEFEGQTKTKLGNTEVRGIVDSFVGEVLNEYLEFHPAVATSIIDKALQAFNAAEAARRARELVRRKSALESSTLPGKLADCSSRDPKESEIFIVEGDSAGGSAKQGRDRHYQAILPLRGKVLNIERADDSKIYKNNEIQALITGCGLGIKGEDFNESQLRYHKIILLADADVDGAHIRTLLLTFFYRYQRELLDRGFIYIGCPPLYKLERGKTAQYCYTDNDLQAAIASFPPNANYNIQRFKGLGEMMPQQLWETTMNPATRSLKRLTIEDAAEAEHIFTILMGDKVAPRREFIETYGSKLGLADLDI; this is translated from the coding sequence ATGCCTGAGATCATTACAGAAACTTACAATGCCAATCAGATCCAAGTACTTGAGGGTCTAGAAGCAGTTCGTAAACGACCTGGGATGTATATCGGCACAACGGGGCCAAAAGGATTACATCACCTCGTTTTTGAAGTTGTTGACAACAGCGTAGACGAAGCCCTTGCAGGACATTGCGATCGCATCCTAGTAGAGCTAATGCCCGATGGCTCTGTCCAAGTTTCCGATAATGGGCGCGGCATCCCCATTGATATTCACCCCAAAACTGGTAAATCTGCCCTTGAGACTGTACTCACAGTTCTTCATGCTGGTGGTAAATTTGGCGATGGGGGCTACAAAGTTTCAGGCGGCTTGCATGGCGTTGGTATTTCCGTAGTTAACGCTTTATCGGAATGGGTAGAGGTATCAGTATGGCGATTGGAAACAGTCTATACCCAAAGATATGAGCGAGGTTTTCCTGTTAGCGAACTCATTCCTAGTAAGAGTCAGGAAGTAAGGCGCGGCACACAGGTACGGTTCAAGCCAGACCCCCAAATCTTTACAACCCAAACTGAATTTGAATACGACATTCTCGCTAGCCGCCTCAAAGAGCTTGCCTACCTCAATGCGGGCGTAAAAATTGAATATTGCGATCGCCGTGGCGCAGAACTTCGCACCGATATCTATTGCTATGAAGGTGGTATCCGCGAATATGTTGCCTACATGACTCGCGACAAAGAGCCAATCCATCCTGACATTATTTATGTAAATGGCGAACGCGATAATGTCGTAGTGGAAGTTGCCCTGCAATGGTGTATTGATTCCTACAACGACAACGTTCTTGGCTTTGCCAATAACATTCGCACCATCGATGGTGGTACTCACCTTGAGGGCTTAAAAACGGTTCTCACGCGCACGATGAATGCTACGGCGCGAAGACTGAAAAAGATCAAAGAGGGTGAATCGAATCTCGCTGGAGAAAACGTTCGTGAAGGTTTAACAGCCGTAATTTCGGTTAAGGTTACTGATCCAGAATTTGAAGGGCAAACCAAAACGAAGTTAGGTAATACAGAAGTACGCGGTATTGTTGATTCTTTTGTTGGTGAGGTTCTCAATGAATATTTGGAGTTTCATCCTGCGGTAGCCACTTCGATTATTGATAAAGCACTGCAAGCCTTTAATGCCGCCGAAGCTGCTCGTCGCGCCCGTGAGCTAGTTCGACGTAAGTCGGCGCTAGAGTCTTCGACTTTGCCAGGTAAACTCGCTGATTGTAGTTCTCGCGATCCTAAAGAATCAGAGATTTTTATCGTTGAGGGAGATTCTGCGGGCGGAAGTGCCAAACAAGGACGCGATCGCCATTATCAAGCTATCCTCCCATTGCGCGGTAAAGTTCTCAATATTGAGAGAGCCGATGATAGCAAGATTTATAAAAACAATGAAATCCAAGCGCTAATTACAGGCTGTGGTTTGGGTATTAAAGGTGAAGACTTTAATGAGTCACAACTGCGCTATCACAAAATTATTCTCCTCGCTGATGCGGATGTGGATGGGGCGCACATTCGCACATTGCTGCTGACCTTCTTCTATCGTTATCAACGAGAACTACTCGATCGCGGATTTATCTATATCGGTTGCCCTCCGCTATATAAATTGGAGCGTGGTAAAACTGCTCAGTACTGCTACACCGATAACGACTTACAAGCGGCGATCGCATCTTTCCCTCCTAATGCGAACTACAACATTCAGCGCTTTAAAGGGCTAGGCGAAATGATGCCGCAGCAGCTATGGGAAACCACGATGAATCCTGCTACGCGATCGCTAAAACGTCTGACCATCGAAGATGCTGCCGAAGCTGAGCACATCTTCACAATTTTGATGGGTGATAAGGTTGCACCGCGTCGAGAATTTATTGAAACTTATGGCTCGAAGCTAGGACTTGCGGATCTAGATATTTAG
- a CDS encoding TMEM165/GDT1 family protein — MDWQLLFLSFGTIFLSELGDKSQLATLSLSGSSTAPRFVFIGSAAALLVASSIGVFLGDSISVLLPTKLLKAIAALLFAIMAMRLLMNDGD, encoded by the coding sequence ATGGACTGGCAATTATTATTTCTCAGCTTTGGTACGATTTTTTTGTCTGAGTTAGGCGATAAAAGTCAATTAGCAACCTTGAGCTTAAGTGGTAGCTCAACAGCTCCAAGATTTGTTTTTATTGGCTCAGCTGCCGCCCTATTAGTAGCTAGCTCAATTGGGGTATTTCTTGGCGACAGTATTTCTGTGCTTTTACCAACAAAATTGCTCAAGGCGATCGCAGCGTTGTTGTTTGCGATTATGGCAATGCGCCTGCTTATGAATGATGGCGACTAA
- the cobG gene encoding precorrin-3B synthase, producing MEFSQLQSTTAICPSLFNAATAQDGILSRIRLPAGLISSTQCEALVQVVNQFGNGEIQITNRANLQIRTSHALSLEILQDLQDYGLASSESSTDGLRNIMASPTAGIDPLAKINTIPFVKQWNLYLVKHPELGILSNKFSICFDGGETISVGDRPNDICFKAVEINGEIYFSLHLGIGDRGDSPSAVGRLIHSKQTLEVLTALTEVYRVYTEQKLNQTHSCARPPRSREMIGAWGVENYLQLVEENLGYSLKPLPLCSLPQERSTRFEYKHLGIHAQSQSGLAYIGVAIPLGRLTAIQFQGLGDLARQYGGGALRLTPWQNILITDIAEAQVEQLTREINGLGLSISANHPYAAIAACSGYMGCKAAHTNTQVDAKQVAVYLESCIQLDHPINIHFSGCDKSCAQHHPSDIALVGIQGKEKKCPEAYRVYVGDGNTNFGKELYTEYSAQDIPNLIAQLLKTYQNNRRDHTQTFREFVNQQS from the coding sequence TTGGAATTTTCTCAATTGCAATCTACTACAGCTATTTGTCCCAGTCTCTTTAATGCTGCCACTGCCCAAGATGGCATTCTTTCGCGTATCCGTTTACCTGCGGGGCTGATTAGCTCTACACAATGCGAGGCACTTGTACAAGTTGTTAATCAATTTGGTAATGGCGAAATCCAAATTACTAACCGTGCGAATCTGCAAATCCGCACCAGTCACGCCCTGAGTTTGGAAATTCTCCAAGATCTGCAAGACTATGGGCTTGCATCCAGTGAGTCCAGCACTGACGGCTTGAGGAATATAATGGCTAGCCCTACCGCAGGCATTGATCCTCTTGCCAAAATCAATACAATTCCCTTTGTCAAACAATGGAATCTTTATTTAGTAAAGCATCCAGAATTAGGAATCCTATCTAATAAATTTAGTATCTGCTTTGATGGTGGCGAAACGATTAGCGTAGGCGATCGCCCTAATGATATCTGTTTTAAAGCCGTAGAAATTAATGGCGAGATTTACTTTAGCCTGCATTTAGGAATAGGCGATCGCGGTGATTCTCCATCGGCAGTAGGTAGATTAATTCACTCTAAACAGACTTTAGAGGTTCTTACCGCATTAACCGAAGTTTATCGCGTCTATACGGAACAAAAATTAAATCAAACCCATTCTTGCGCTCGTCCTCCTCGATCAAGAGAAATGATCGGGGCTTGGGGTGTAGAAAATTATTTGCAGCTTGTTGAAGAGAATTTGGGCTATTCATTAAAGCCTTTACCTCTATGCTCTCTCCCGCAAGAACGGAGTACAAGATTCGAGTATAAACATTTGGGTATTCATGCTCAAAGCCAATCAGGACTCGCTTATATTGGTGTGGCGATTCCATTGGGAAGATTAACTGCAATTCAATTTCAAGGATTAGGAGATTTGGCGAGACAATATGGTGGCGGCGCTCTGCGGTTAACTCCTTGGCAAAACATTCTGATTACAGATATTGCGGAGGCTCAAGTTGAACAGCTAACGCGAGAAATTAATGGCTTGGGCTTATCTATTTCTGCCAATCATCCCTATGCTGCGATCGCAGCTTGTTCTGGTTACATGGGCTGTAAAGCAGCTCATACGAATACACAAGTGGATGCTAAACAAGTTGCCGTTTATTTGGAAAGCTGCATCCAACTTGATCACCCAATTAATATCCATTTTTCAGGATGTGATAAGTCTTGTGCTCAGCACCATCCAAGTGATATTGCTTTGGTGGGAATTCAAGGAAAAGAAAAAAAGTGTCCCGAAGCTTACAGAGTTTATGTTGGCGATGGAAATACTAATTTTGGCAAAGAACTATATACAGAATACTCTGCCCAAGATATCCCCAATCTAATCGCACAATTATTAAAGACCTATCAAAATAATCGTCGCGATCATACACAGACCTTTCGAGAATTTGTCAATCAACAATCATAA
- the cobW gene encoding cobalamin biosynthesis protein CobW yields the protein MAAKIPVTVITGFLGSGKTTLIRELLQNNQGRRIAVLVNEFGEIGIDGDLLRSCRVCDEDGKEITPNIVELTNGCLCCTVQEEFLPTMQELLKRRDRIDCILIETSGLALPKPLIQAFRWQEIRNGATVDGVIAVVDCEAVASGRLVTDIDALNSQRLEDPNLDHETPIEELFEDQLACADLVLLTKTDLVDAEAQNKVHSWLKQELRDGVKVIACDEGKVSSEILLGFNAAVEDDLDARPSHHDTEEEHEHDDDINSINIVTDQAFEPTQLLASLKQVIADQEIYRIKGFVNVPNKPMRMVLQGVGDRLETSYDRLWTSDETRQTRLVFIGQALERSQIEAALSL from the coding sequence ATGGCAGCAAAAATACCTGTAACTGTGATTACTGGATTCTTGGGCAGTGGTAAAACTACCCTCATAAGAGAACTGTTACAAAATAATCAAGGACGGCGCATTGCTGTACTTGTAAATGAATTTGGCGAGATTGGCATTGATGGCGATTTACTTCGTTCTTGTCGTGTGTGCGATGAAGATGGCAAGGAAATCACCCCAAATATTGTGGAATTGACCAACGGCTGTCTTTGCTGCACCGTGCAGGAGGAGTTTCTGCCAACCATGCAAGAATTATTGAAAAGACGCGATCGCATTGATTGCATCCTCATCGAAACCTCTGGTTTGGCTTTACCCAAGCCCTTAATTCAAGCCTTCCGTTGGCAAGAAATTCGCAATGGAGCAACTGTTGATGGCGTAATCGCAGTCGTAGATTGCGAAGCAGTAGCTAGTGGAAGATTAGTAACTGATATTGATGCGTTAAATTCTCAGCGTCTGGAAGATCCTAATCTCGATCATGAGACTCCGATTGAAGAACTATTTGAAGATCAGTTAGCCTGTGCGGATTTAGTTTTATTAACTAAAACAGATTTGGTCGATGCTGAAGCCCAGAACAAAGTACATTCATGGCTCAAACAAGAATTGCGTGATGGGGTTAAGGTTATTGCTTGTGATGAAGGCAAAGTTAGCTCTGAAATTCTGTTGGGTTTCAATGCGGCTGTTGAAGATGATCTTGATGCGCGTCCTAGTCATCACGATACTGAAGAAGAGCATGAGCATGATGATGATATTAATTCAATTAATATTGTTACAGATCAAGCTTTTGAGCCAACTCAGTTACTCGCCTCTCTCAAACAAGTGATCGCCGATCAAGAAATCTATCGCATCAAGGGTTTTGTAAACGTGCCGAATAAACCGATGCGCATGGTCTTACAAGGCGTAGGCGATCGCCTTGAAACTTCCTACGATCGCCTATGGACAAGTGATGAAACTCGCCAAACCCGCTTAGTATTCATCGGTCAAGCCTTAGAGCGATCGCAAATTGAAGCGGCGCTAAGTTTATAG
- a CDS encoding HupE/UreJ family protein, with protein MNLSKLFASIQSKAIAISIGFSLLVVASPASAHHAMDGKMPSTFFEGLLSGLAHPVIGFDHLAFIVAVGLFAALKPQGILIPISFVLSAMLGTGIHLLGVTLPVVELVVSASILLFGVLMALKNSPNVLMMVALSIVAGLFHGYAYGEAIFGAQTTALVAYLCGFTVIQLVISGAAFFVGQKVLKGDFAQVAPNLRSAGLVICGIGGAFLASNISSLILPAPKG; from the coding sequence ATGAATTTATCGAAGCTTTTTGCATCAATCCAGTCTAAGGCGATCGCAATCTCGATCGGTTTTAGTCTCTTGGTTGTGGCTAGTCCCGCCTCAGCACACCACGCCATGGACGGCAAAATGCCCAGCACCTTTTTTGAAGGTTTGCTATCGGGCTTAGCCCACCCCGTGATTGGATTTGATCACCTTGCATTTATTGTTGCAGTTGGCTTATTTGCTGCACTTAAGCCCCAAGGTATTCTGATTCCAATTTCCTTCGTTTTATCGGCAATGCTCGGTACAGGAATTCATTTATTAGGTGTAACCTTACCAGTAGTGGAATTGGTCGTATCTGCATCAATTTTGTTGTTTGGGGTTTTGATGGCACTCAAGAATAGCCCTAACGTTTTGATGATGGTTGCGCTCTCCATAGTCGCAGGTTTATTTCACGGCTACGCATACGGCGAAGCGATTTTTGGCGCTCAAACCACAGCTTTAGTAGCTTATCTGTGTGGATTTACTGTAATTCAGTTAGTCATTTCAGGCGCAGCATTTTTTGTTGGTCAAAAAGTCCTGAAGGGCGATTTTGCTCAGGTTGCTCCTAACTTGAGATCGGCTGGATTGGTAATTTGTGGAATTGGTGGAGCATTCCTAGCTTCCAATATTTCATCTCTTATTCTTCCAGCCCCTAAGGGTTAG